In Pelodiscus sinensis isolate JC-2024 chromosome 2, ASM4963464v1, whole genome shotgun sequence, the following proteins share a genomic window:
- the LOC142827376 gene encoding uncharacterized protein LOC142827376: protein MAARGGQPPSPGAEEEAPRGRKRRAPSWTPRELEALLDLWEEEEGLHDLQSRRRNAELYTRMARNLAQQGHPSRNCEQVRSKVKELRLGYVRATEGRGAGPDACPYFERLNSFLGEPAPQGPAVPVDTCQHPPIIRPTEPEEEDDSGGASGEEASVATQQAPSSSSSVAGEEPTAGPSTRPATPAAAAPPAAQARRTRLRHRDQLLRRHVTAVEGIQTSIAERVQGDQEWRQEGWAAFLEECREMRATMGTLTAHLIHAIHYGMAGPHAPAIPPGAQPMPPPIPAPLPAPAPLPAPAPLPAPAPAPLPAPAPAHAHAPDPDPAHAPDPDPAHGPAPDPEDRAPTRASTRAPTRAPTRGHLSVQAAPTRSAQRGQVRPQRGARRGHPSQ from the exons atggcagctcgaggtggtcagccaccgtcacccggggcagaggaggaagcccccaggggccggaagcgcagggccccatcctggacccccagggagctggaggccctcctggacctgtgggaggaggaggagggtctccatgacctccagTCCCGCCGCCGGAATGCTGAGCTGTACACCCGGATGGCCCGGAACCTCGCCCAGCAAgggcaccccagccgcaactgcgagcaggtccgCTCGAAGGTTAAGgagttgcggctggggtacgtgcgggccacggaggggaggggagcagggcctgatgcctgcccctattttgagcggctgaactcatttttgggcgagccagccccgcaaggcccagctgtccccgttgacacctgccagcaccccccgatCATTCGTCCCACCGAACCGGAGGAGGAAGACGACAGCGGCGGCGcttcgggagaggaggccagcgttgccacccagcaggccccctccagcagctcctctgtggccggggaggaacccactg cgggacccagcaccagaccagcgactccagcagcagcggcacccccagctgcccaagcccggaggaccaggctccgacaccgggaccagctgcttcggcgtcatgtcaccgcggtggaggggatccagacctccattgcggagcgtgtgcagggggaccaggagtggcggcaggagggatgggctgcgttcctggaggaatgccgcgagatgcgtgccacaatgggcaccctgacggcacatttaatacatgccatccactatggcatggccggaccgcatgcccccgccatccctccgggagcacagcccatgccccctcctatccctgctcctctcccagctcctgctcctctccctgctcctgctcctctccctgctcctgctcctgctcctctccctgctcctgctcctgctcatgctcatgctcctgaccctgaccctgctcatgctcctgaccctgaccctgctcatggtcctgctcctgaccctgaagaccgtgctcctactcgtgcttctactcgtgctcctactcgtgctcctactcgtgggcacctcagcgtgcaggctgccccaacgcggtctgcccagcgtgggcaggtccgcccccagaggggcgctcgcaggggccacccgtcccagtaa
- the LOC142827377 gene encoding uncharacterized protein LOC142827377 yields the protein MSQAASGSDMSPAQSPSTQGPARGRRRRAASWTSAEVMDLIEVWGQAPNVHDLRTRRRNAAVYGRIAAAMATRGHRRTQEQVRIKIKKLRQAYARATRGGATAGAATCPYFSALNRLLGGRAVRASLGDSEPGLEGPDPGTPEGPPQDVPAPESAGSSRETVPAAPAARAGRTTPPGTCSRTRGLLRTASTEQEYRDQHLGALRAVHRTLQAWMREDLQVRHELLSEVRGLSTNLQLLLQSMVPRADPAPAVPPTAVPPPTPAPPPTSPSSTPTTSSSMSTPPTSTSAPSTPSPRGRRGPLPRCTGRRSARRDPHP from the exons atgagccaggcagccagtgggagtgacatgtcccctgcccagtcccccagcacccaggggccagccaggggccgtagacggcgcgcggcctcctggactagtgcggaggtcatggacctcattgaggtttgggggcaggcccccaacgtccatgatctccgcactaggaggaggaatgcggccgtctatggccgcatagcagccgccatggccaccaggggacacaggcgcacccaggagcaggtgcgcattaaaattaaaaagctgcgccaggcgtacgccagggccaccaggggtggcgccacagcaggggctgccacctgcccctacttctctgccctcaaccgactcttggggggcagggcggtccgtgccagcctgggggacagcgagccgggactggagggccctgacccgggcacaccggaggggccaccgcaggatgtcccagcaccggagtcggcagggtcgtccagggagaccgtaccgg ctgcaccagctgctcgtgcagggcgcaccaccccgcctgggacatgctcccgcacccgcggcctgctccggactgccagcacggagcaggagtaccgggaccagcaccttggggccctgcgagcggtgcaccgcacactgcaggcctggatgcgggaagacctgcaggtccgccacgagctgctgtctgaggtccgagggctgagcaccaacctgcagctcctgctgcagagcatggtgccccgtgctgatcctgcaccagctgtccccccaactgctgtccctcctcccactcctgctccccctcccacctctccctcctcaacccccacaacctcttcctcaatgtccacaccccccacctcaacctccgcaccctccaccccatcgccccggggacgccgaggccccctccctcgctgtactgggaggcggtcggcccggcgagacccccacccctga